Proteins encoded within one genomic window of Amorphoplanes friuliensis DSM 7358:
- a CDS encoding DUF2283 domain-containing protein, which yields MRLTYDDEANAAYLEIEDIAEGTAVENVVVERPGRGDIILDFDAAGRLLGVEVIGATALVRTTALDAAERL from the coding sequence ATGCGACTTACGTACGACGACGAAGCTAATGCTGCTTACCTCGAGATCGAGGACATCGCCGAGGGGACTGCCGTCGAGAACGTCGTCGTTGAGCGTCCGGGAAGAGGCGACATCATCCTCGACTTCGATGCTGCCGGACGACTGCTCGGGGTGGAGGTTATTGGCGCGACCGCACTCGTTCGCACAACGGCTCTCGATGCTGCCGAACGGCTCTGA
- a CDS encoding caspase family protein: MRLPDPESSRAVLIGVSRYDSDGFPDVPAVKNNVSALADILMNPSLCGLPRANCISVPDPSSPALLYKTLLDAATSALDTLIFYFSGHGATGGNYNEL, encoded by the coding sequence GTGCGACTTCCCGATCCTGAAAGCTCCCGTGCCGTCCTGATCGGCGTGAGCCGCTACGATTCGGACGGCTTTCCGGATGTGCCCGCGGTAAAAAACAACGTGTCCGCTCTCGCGGATATTCTGATGAACCCCTCACTGTGCGGCCTGCCGCGAGCCAATTGCATCAGCGTTCCGGATCCGAGCAGTCCCGCATTGCTCTACAAAACCCTCTTGGACGCCGCGACATCCGCTCTGGACACTCTCATATTCTACTTCTCCGGGCATGGTGCGACCGGGGGAAACTATAACGAACTCTAA
- a CDS encoding AlbA family DNA-binding domain-containing protein: MSFTAIHRALGVGPGPLTDELLDAAITAGVAETSDLDWKSELPPAKGLPQTDFPKDVAAMANSGGGVIVYGVREAQRAATERVDVGDFDETYERSLRSAAITAISPPVFGLNVHRLGGEKRTVVVEVPASVAGPHLIYRNDYFGAPVRNDSDTVWMKERQIEAMYRSRFEERRHATEALDALSSDASAGRDASKRAWLIAVAHPRIPRFRERMTRDAARLILSEAEPLALHYAGRGGNHPLESVDRLNPRPGLRRWVALSLPIGDHSLWKEAWVSIHHDGSVTVASAVGGRPLSHDQYLDGWQIESAAIECAIADLMALIRTTAEATDNDEYDVRVQVEWTGGQPLLLVTRDHMGHVYDAGSVPLHRYAPVETAANAAGPDLDFYWQVHDLARDCVNQGGIADVFMIRPPAREGEA; encoded by the coding sequence ATGAGTTTCACGGCAATCCACCGCGCTCTCGGTGTCGGACCAGGACCACTGACCGACGAACTCCTCGACGCAGCGATAACGGCGGGCGTAGCTGAAACAAGCGACCTGGATTGGAAGTCGGAGCTGCCGCCGGCCAAGGGGTTGCCGCAGACGGACTTTCCGAAGGACGTGGCGGCGATGGCGAACAGCGGTGGCGGCGTTATCGTTTACGGCGTTCGCGAGGCTCAGCGGGCGGCTACCGAGCGCGTTGACGTGGGCGACTTCGACGAGACCTACGAGCGCTCACTGCGCAGCGCCGCGATCACCGCAATCTCCCCGCCCGTGTTTGGGCTGAACGTGCATCGCCTCGGAGGCGAGAAGCGCACCGTCGTAGTGGAGGTTCCCGCGAGCGTCGCCGGACCGCATCTGATCTACAGAAACGACTACTTCGGTGCACCCGTACGCAACGACTCGGACACCGTGTGGATGAAAGAGCGGCAGATCGAGGCCATGTACCGCTCTAGGTTCGAGGAACGCCGCCATGCGACGGAGGCATTGGACGCATTGTCGAGCGATGCCTCCGCCGGCCGCGACGCCAGCAAGCGAGCCTGGTTGATCGCTGTCGCTCACCCCCGGATCCCTCGCTTCCGTGAACGCATGACCCGCGATGCCGCCCGATTGATCTTGTCGGAAGCCGAGCCCCTGGCGTTGCACTACGCGGGGCGCGGTGGCAATCATCCTCTGGAATCCGTGGACCGGTTAAACCCTCGACCGGGGCTACGCCGATGGGTCGCCTTGAGCCTACCGATAGGCGACCATTCGTTATGGAAGGAGGCGTGGGTGAGCATTCACCATGACGGCTCGGTCACGGTGGCTTCCGCGGTTGGCGGGCGTCCCCTGAGCCACGACCAGTACCTCGACGGCTGGCAGATCGAATCCGCTGCCATCGAATGCGCAATTGCCGACCTCATGGCGCTTATCCGAACCACCGCGGAAGCGACCGATAACGACGAGTACGACGTGCGTGTCCAAGTCGAATGGACCGGTGGGCAGCCGCTCCTGCTGGTGACCAGGGATCACATGGGCCACGTGTATGACGCAGGGTCGGTCCCTCTTCACCGATACGCACCTGTGGAGACCGCTGCGAACGCCGCCGGCCCCGACCTTGACTTCTACTGGCAGGTCCATGACCTCGCCCGTGACTGCGTGAACCAGGGTGGAATTGCAGATGTGTTCATGATCCGTCCTCCAGCCCGGGAGGGCGAGGCGTAG
- a CDS encoding effector-associated constant component EACC1: MNEFRFAIDGVGDPGSSLLNWLRQEELIKGCVSRHIPPIQPGELGAFSELAVAIPTIAGAAAVVARSIALWMAQNRSDVTLTVKAEDGTDLVTLEAKRVRDPQRLIQAVLETARPIEGSPDEAIEE; encoded by the coding sequence GTGAATGAGTTTCGTTTTGCGATCGACGGCGTCGGCGACCCGGGTTCGTCTTTGCTGAACTGGCTACGGCAGGAAGAGTTGATCAAGGGCTGCGTCAGTCGACACATACCGCCGATCCAGCCGGGCGAACTCGGTGCGTTCTCTGAACTGGCCGTCGCGATTCCGACCATCGCTGGTGCCGCAGCAGTCGTCGCCCGATCGATTGCCCTATGGATGGCACAGAATCGATCGGATGTGACGCTCACTGTCAAGGCGGAGGATGGAACTGATCTCGTCACCCTGGAAGCCAAGCGTGTTCGCGATCCGCAGCGCCTTATCCAGGCGGTGCTGGAAACCGCACGTCCGATCGAAGGAAGCCCAGATGAAGCGATCGAGGAGTAA
- a CDS encoding poly-gamma-glutamate hydrolase family protein, with the protein MTITLGILTGCGVTPVEQTPGLSAAATSGKVAEYPSMTALRKVEQAGVAFDLTWTVTDSPLIVVAPHGGAIELRTSEIASAVAGADHTQCQFKGKLPAGQNFPRLHVTSENWDTEECLILIRQRPHALSIHGASKPGEIAYIGGRDTATGADLGAALRSAGFSVQQPAPADIAGTSIDNFVNKDADGAGVQFELTTDLRMLLFPTKDGPPSTRGQAFIDAVRSV; encoded by the coding sequence ATGACCATCACGCTCGGGATCCTGACCGGATGCGGCGTCACACCGGTCGAGCAGACGCCGGGTCTTTCGGCGGCCGCCACGTCCGGCAAGGTCGCGGAATATCCGTCGATGACGGCGCTGCGCAAGGTCGAACAGGCCGGCGTCGCTTTTGACCTCACGTGGACGGTCACCGACTCACCGCTGATCGTCGTTGCTCCGCACGGTGGCGCGATCGAATTGCGTACCAGCGAAATTGCGAGCGCGGTCGCGGGTGCGGACCACACGCAGTGTCAGTTCAAGGGCAAGCTGCCTGCGGGGCAGAACTTTCCGCGACTGCATGTGACCAGCGAGAACTGGGACACCGAAGAGTGCTTGATCCTGATCCGTCAGCGGCCCCACGCCCTGTCGATCCACGGCGCGTCGAAGCCAGGTGAGATCGCCTACATCGGTGGGCGTGACACCGCGACGGGCGCCGACCTGGGGGCGGCTCTGCGATCGGCTGGCTTCAGCGTTCAACAGCCTGCGCCGGCTGACATCGCCGGGACCTCGATCGACAACTTCGTCAACAAGGACGCCGACGGCGCCGGGGTCCAATTCGAACTCACCACCGACCTTCGCATGCTGCTGTTTCCCACGAAAGACGGTCCGCCCTCGACGCGTGGACAGGCTTTCATCGACGCCGTGCGATCCGTGTAA
- a CDS encoding DnaJ C-terminal domain-containing protein, which yields MIEASGFSYNLIRQVLAESPAKNKVVILDCCFSGRAIADLGGLDEAIIAQVGIQGSYILTSAPPNHSALAPLGATYTSFSGHLLNLLQEGVPGGPELLSFATIYPRVRQHLAEVNFPLPQQRGTGTVEHLALTRNRAYLGAVPDVTYPLSRAQPGADAILRLELDLPETVYGVDAPVTVDTAVLCPTCEGALHAPGSTLQACGTCRNTGLVNGNQCLECRGFGNTIFQPCANCDGDGRIRLTRALTVDIPAGVEDGMRIRLARQGEVGPGGGTAGDLYIEIAELPHDVFSRDNNDLHCQLSVDVTDAILGCVVSLHTLDKQKLSIRIPAGSQPATRLRLRGYGVPHLRADGAGDLYVRLNVVIPANLSPEQQRMIRQFADNRGTTP from the coding sequence GTGATCGAGGCCAGCGGTTTCTCCTATAACCTGATTCGCCAGGTCTTGGCCGAGTCGCCCGCCAAGAACAAAGTGGTTATCCTCGACTGCTGTTTCAGTGGCCGTGCCATCGCTGATCTGGGCGGGCTCGATGAGGCCATCATCGCGCAGGTGGGCATTCAGGGTTCTTACATTCTGACCTCGGCACCACCGAACCATTCTGCGCTCGCTCCGCTCGGTGCGACCTACACGTCCTTCAGCGGCCATCTACTCAATTTGCTGCAGGAGGGCGTACCGGGTGGACCCGAGCTCCTTTCGTTCGCCACCATTTACCCGCGTGTCCGGCAACATCTCGCGGAGGTCAATTTCCCCCTACCACAGCAGCGGGGCACCGGTACGGTCGAGCATCTCGCGCTTACCCGGAACAGGGCATACCTCGGTGCGGTTCCCGACGTAACCTATCCACTCAGTCGAGCACAGCCTGGCGCGGACGCGATCCTGCGACTGGAGTTGGACCTACCTGAAACGGTTTACGGAGTCGACGCACCAGTCACCGTCGACACGGCGGTATTGTGCCCGACGTGCGAAGGTGCTTTACACGCCCCGGGATCGACGCTTCAGGCATGCGGGACCTGCCGGAATACAGGGCTGGTCAACGGCAACCAGTGTCTCGAATGCAGAGGATTCGGCAACACCATTTTCCAGCCTTGCGCGAACTGCGACGGCGACGGCCGCATACGGCTCACTCGTGCCCTCACCGTAGACATCCCGGCCGGCGTCGAGGACGGGATGCGTATCCGCCTGGCGCGTCAGGGCGAAGTCGGTCCCGGCGGTGGCACTGCCGGCGATCTTTATATCGAGATAGCCGAGTTGCCGCATGACGTCTTCAGCAGGGACAACAACGACTTGCATTGTCAACTCAGCGTCGACGTGACCGACGCCATTCTGGGCTGCGTCGTATCGCTGCACACGCTGGACAAGCAGAAATTGTCAATTCGCATTCCAGCAGGCAGCCAGCCGGCCACCAGATTGCGCCTCAGGGGATACGGCGTGCCGCACCTCAGAGCGGATGGTGCCGGTGACCTGTACGTACGCTTGAACGTCGTGATTCCCGCAAATCTGTCCCCGGAACAGCAACGCATGATTCGACAATTTGCCGACAACCGCGGTACTACTCCCTGA